The Hydrogenimonas thermophila genome has a window encoding:
- the tviB gene encoding Vi polysaccharide biosynthesis UDP-N-acetylglucosamine C-6 dehydrogenase TviB, which yields MSNYNINIKNPKIAIIGLGYVGLPLAHAFSAKFKVVGFDIAQSRIDELRNGYDRTLELSEEQVKEAISNGMEFTNQLEDIKDCNIYIVTVPTPIDEHKTPDLTPLKKASETIGKVLKKDDIVIYESTVYPGATEEVCVPILEKVSRLKFNEDFFCGYSPERINPGDKEHTVTKILKVTSGSTPEVAKFIDDLYKSVISAGTHLAPSIKVAEAAKVIENAQRDINIAFVNELALIFDKLGIDTQDVLKAAGTKWNFLPFKPGLVGGHCIGVDPYYLTYKAKEVGYHPEVILAGRRINDNMGIHVANKVVKLMIHKGHTIKGSRVLVLGITFKENCPDIRNSRVIDVIRELQEFGCNVDVYDPWADKEEVKREYDIDLLQITNNQLPITNYNSIILAVAHNEFKKLNDIIQNLNSDIKDSLVVYDIKGILDKNSVDNRL from the coding sequence ATGAGTAATTACAATATAAATATAAAAAATCCAAAAATAGCAATAATAGGTCTAGGTTACGTAGGGCTTCCCCTTGCCCACGCATTCAGCGCTAAATTTAAAGTAGTAGGTTTTGATATTGCTCAAAGCAGAATAGATGAACTCAGAAATGGTTACGATAGAACCTTGGAGTTAAGTGAAGAGCAGGTTAAAGAAGCTATCTCCAATGGAATGGAGTTTACAAATCAATTAGAAGATATTAAAGATTGCAACATCTACATAGTAACAGTTCCAACTCCAATAGATGAGCATAAAACCCCAGACCTGACACCGCTGAAAAAAGCGAGTGAAACCATAGGAAAAGTTCTGAAAAAAGATGATATTGTAATCTATGAGTCAACTGTTTACCCAGGAGCTACAGAAGAGGTTTGTGTTCCTATCTTGGAAAAAGTAAGCAGACTAAAATTTAATGAAGACTTTTTCTGTGGCTACTCTCCTGAGCGTATAAACCCAGGCGATAAAGAGCATACAGTTACAAAAATCTTAAAAGTAACATCTGGTTCAACTCCAGAGGTTGCAAAATTCATAGATGATCTATATAAAAGCGTAATAAGTGCAGGAACCCATTTGGCTCCAAGCATAAAAGTAGCAGAAGCTGCTAAAGTCATAGAGAATGCCCAACGAGACATAAACATAGCATTCGTAAATGAATTGGCTCTTATCTTTGATAAACTGGGCATAGATACACAAGATGTCTTAAAAGCAGCCGGAACAAAGTGGAACTTCTTACCTTTTAAACCAGGACTTGTAGGAGGTCACTGCATAGGAGTTGATCCTTACTACCTAACATACAAAGCAAAAGAGGTAGGCTACCATCCAGAAGTCATTCTAGCAGGTAGAAGAATAAATGACAATATGGGAATTCATGTAGCTAACAAAGTAGTAAAACTGATGATCCACAAAGGTCACACCATAAAAGGCTCCAGAGTATTAGTACTTGGAATAACATTTAAAGAGAATTGTCCAGACATCAGAAACAGTAGAGTAATAGATGTCATTAGAGAGCTTCAAGAGTTTGGTTGCAATGTAGATGTTTATGATCCTTGGGCGGATAAAGAAGAAGTAAAAAGAGAATATGATATTGATCTTTTACAAATAACTAATAACCAATTACCAATAACAAATTACAACTCTATCATTTTAGCAGTGGCACATAATGAATTTAAAAAACTAAATGATATAATCCAAAATTTAAATTCGGATATTAAAGACTCTTTAGTAGTTTATGATATTAAAGGAATTTTAGATAAAAATAGTGTTGACAATAGATTATAG